The following are encoded in a window of Struthio camelus isolate bStrCam1 chromosome Z, bStrCam1.hap1, whole genome shotgun sequence genomic DNA:
- the RNF20 gene encoding E3 ubiquitin-protein ligase BRE1A isoform X2, with amino-acid sequence MSGVGNKRAAAEPGPSAPPEKKAGVEDSGTTVETIKLGGVSSTEELDIRTLQTKNRKLAEMLDQRQAIEDELREHIEKLERRQATDDASLLIINRYWNQFDENIRIILKRFDLDQGLGDLLSERKALVVPEPEPDSDSNQERKDERERGEGLEPAFSFLATLASSTSEEIESQLQERVESSRRAVAQIVTMYDKLQEKVDVLSHKLNSGDISLMEEAVLELNSYLSHENGRLQELADLLQEKHRIMSQEFSKLQEKVETAESRVSVLETMIDDLQWDIDKIRKREQRLNRHLADVLERVNSKGYKVYGAGSSLYGGTITINARKFEEMNAELEENKELAGNRLNELEELRQDLEEVTTQNEKLKVELRRAVEEAVKETPEYRCMQSQFSVLYNESLQLKAHLDEARTLLHGTRTTHQRQVELIERDEVSLHKKLRTEVIQLEDTLAQVRKEYEMLRIEFEQTLAANEQAGPINREMRHLISSLQNHNHQLKGEVLRYKRKLREAQSDLSKIRSRSGSTLLQSQSSTEDTKEEPPEIKQEPDDPSAQVSVPKAASEDASEAKARRDEEERERERREREREREKEKEKEREREKEKEKEKEREREKQKQKESEKERESKEKEKGKHEDGRKKEAEVIKQLKAELKKAQESQKEMKLLLDMYRSAPKEQRDKVQLMAAEKKAKAELEELRQRVKELEDKEKKESKKMADEDALRKIRAVEEQIEYLQKKLAMAKQEEEALLSEMDVTGQAFEDMQEQNIRLMQQLREKDDANFKLMSERIKSNQIHKLLKEEKEELADQVLTLKTQVDAQLQVVRKLEEKEHLLQSSIGTGEKELGLRTQALEMNKRKAMDAAQLADDLKAQLELAQKKLHDFQDEIVESRVTREKEMFNFKRAEEDISRLRRKLETTKKPDMVPNCDEILMEEIKDYKARLTCPCCNMRKKDAVLTKCFHVFCFECVKTRYDTRQRKCPKCNAAFGANDFHRIYIG; translated from the exons ATGTCTGGAGTTGGCAACAAACGGGcggctgcagagcctggccctTCTGCACCCCCAGAGAAGAAGGCAGGAGTTGAAGATTCAGGGACGACAGTGGAGACCATTAAGCTAGGCGGCGTTTCCTCAACG GAGGAGTTGGACATCCGTACCCTACAGACCAAGAACCGGAAACTAGCAGAGATGCTGGACCAGCGGCAAGCAATTGAAGATGAGCTACGGGAACACATTGAGAAACTAGAGCGGCGGCAGGCCACTGATGATGCCTCTCTGCTGATTATCAATCGTTACTGGAACCAG TTTGACGAAAATATTCGCATCATCCTTAAACGCTTCGATCTGGACCAAGGTCTTGGAGACCTTCTGTCTGAACGAAAAGCACTGGTGGTACCAGAACCCGAACCAGATTCAGACAGTAATCAGGAGCGCAAAGATGAGAGGGAACGAG GTGAAGGTCTGGAGCCAGCGTTCTCCTTCCTAGCCACTCTGGCCAGCAGCACTAGTGAGGAGATAGAGTCTCAGCTGCAGGAGCGTGTAGAGTCCTCTCGCCGTGCTGTTGCCCAGATCGTGACGATGTATGACAAGCTGCAGGAGAAAGTGGATGTGCTGTCCCACAAGCTAAATAGTGGAG ATATTTCATTGATGGAAGAAGCAGTCCTGGAGCTGAATTCCTACCTCTCACATGAAAATGGGCGGCTGCAGGAACTGGCTGATCTTCTTCAGGAGAAGCACCGAATCATGTCTCAGGAG TTCTCCAAGCTGCAAGAGAAAGTGGAGACAGCAGAGTCTCGAGTGTCTGTATTAGAGACTATGATTGATGATCTTCAGTGGGATATTGACAAGATCCGCAAAAGAGAGCAGCGACTCAACCGTCACTTAGCAGACGTTCTGGAACGG GTAAATTCCAAAGGCTACAAGGTGTATGGAGCAGGGAGCAGTCTCTATGGGGGCACAATCACCATTAATGCTCGCAAG TTTGAGGAGATGAATGCAGAGCTGGAGGAGAATAAAGAGCTTGCTGGGAATCGCCTCAATGAGTTGGAAGAACTACGCCAGGATCTTGAGGAAGTAACAACACAGAATGAAAAACTCAAG GTTGAGCTACGACGAGCCGTGGAGGAGGCTGTGAAGGAGACCCCGGAATATCGCTGCATGCAGTCCCAATTTTCAGTTTTGTATAACGAAAGTCTGCAGCTGAAGGCACATCTTGATGAGGCCCGCACTCTACTTCATGGTACCCGTACCACACATCAGCGCCAGGTGGAACTAATCGAG AGAGATGAGGTCAGCCTTCACAAGAAGCTACGCACAGAGGTTATTCAGCTAGAAGACACCCTTGCGCAAGTCCGCAAAGAATATGAGATGCTGAGGATAGAGTTTGAACAGACACTTGCTGCCAATGAGCAAGCAG GTCCAATTAATCGAGAGATGCGTCATCTCATCAGCAGCCTCCAAAATCACAACCACCAGCTGAAGGGAGAGGTGTTGAGGTACAAACGCAAACTGAGAGAGGCCCAATCCGACCTGAGCAAG ATTCGCTCTCGCAGCGGTAGTACACTCTTGCAGTCCCAGTCCAGCACTGAAGACACGAAGGAGGAACCTCCAGAGATCAAGCAGGAACCTGATGATCCTTCTGCACAAGTGTCCGTACCCAAGGCTGCTTCTGAAGATGCTAGTGAAGCGAAGGCCAGGCGAGACGAAGAGGAACGGGAGCGAGAAAGacgggagagggagagggaacgagagaaagaaaaggagaaagagagagagcgagagaaagagaaagaaaaggagaaggagcgaGAGCgggaaaagcagaagcagaaggaatctgagaaggagagagaatccaaagagaaggagaaagggaagcatGAAGATGGAAGAAAGAAGGAGGCTGAAGTGATCAAGCAGCTGAAGGCCGAGCTCAA GaaggcccaggagagccagaaggagaTGAAGCTCTTGTTAGATATGTACCGCTCTGCCCCCAAGGAACAGAGAGACAAAGTGCAGCTCATGGCAGCTGAGAAGAAGGCTAAAGCTGAG CTGGAGGAACTGAGGCAGAGGGTGAAAGAACTggaagacaaggagaaaaaggagagtaaaaagATGGCTGATGAGGATGCACTCCGCAAGATCCGAGCAGTGGAGGAACAGATTGAATATTTGCAGAAGAAACTAGCCATGGCTAAGCAG gaggaagaagccCTGCTCTCAGAAATGGATGTCACAGGCCAAGCCTTTGAAGACATGCAGGAGCAGAACATCCGCCTGATGCAGCAGCTGCGGGAGAAAGATGATGCCAACTTCAAGCTGATGTCAGAACGCATCAAATCCAACCAGATCCACaagctgctgaaggaagaaaaggaggaattgGCAGACCAAGTTTTGACACTGAAGACACAG GTGGATGCTCAGCTACAAGTTGTACGTAAGCTGGAAGAAAAGGAACACTTACTGCAAAGCAGTATTGGAACAGGAGAGAAGGAACTAGGTCTTCGAACACAGGCCCTGGAAATGAACAAACGCAAG GCCATGGATGCAGCTCAGCTTGCAGATGATCTGAAAGCCCAGCTAGAACTGGCTCAGAAGAAGTTACATGACTTTCAGGATGAGATTGTGGAAAGCAGAGTAActagagagaaagaaatgttcaACTTCAAAAGGGCTGAG GAAGACATTTCTAGGCTTCGCAGGAAGCTAGAGACCACTAAGAAGCCTGATATGGTGCCCAACTGTGATGAAATATTGATGGAAGAGATCAAGGATTACAAA GCCCGCCTGACCTGCCCATGCTGTAACATGCGCAAAAAGGACGCTGTGCTCACGAAGTGCTTTCATGTCTTCTGTTTTGAGTGTGTTAAGACACGCTATGACACCCGGCAGCGTAAGTGCCCCAAGTGCAATGCTGCATTTGGTGCCAATGACTTCCATAGGATCTACATCGGTTGA
- the RNF20 gene encoding E3 ubiquitin-protein ligase BRE1A isoform X1, with protein sequence MTELKEGTVCYKSAAMSGVGNKRAAAEPGPSAPPEKKAGVEDSGTTVETIKLGGVSSTEELDIRTLQTKNRKLAEMLDQRQAIEDELREHIEKLERRQATDDASLLIINRYWNQFDENIRIILKRFDLDQGLGDLLSERKALVVPEPEPDSDSNQERKDERERGEGLEPAFSFLATLASSTSEEIESQLQERVESSRRAVAQIVTMYDKLQEKVDVLSHKLNSGDISLMEEAVLELNSYLSHENGRLQELADLLQEKHRIMSQEFSKLQEKVETAESRVSVLETMIDDLQWDIDKIRKREQRLNRHLADVLERVNSKGYKVYGAGSSLYGGTITINARKFEEMNAELEENKELAGNRLNELEELRQDLEEVTTQNEKLKVELRRAVEEAVKETPEYRCMQSQFSVLYNESLQLKAHLDEARTLLHGTRTTHQRQVELIERDEVSLHKKLRTEVIQLEDTLAQVRKEYEMLRIEFEQTLAANEQAGPINREMRHLISSLQNHNHQLKGEVLRYKRKLREAQSDLSKIRSRSGSTLLQSQSSTEDTKEEPPEIKQEPDDPSAQVSVPKAASEDASEAKARRDEEERERERREREREREKEKEKEREREKEKEKEKEREREKQKQKESEKERESKEKEKGKHEDGRKKEAEVIKQLKAELKKAQESQKEMKLLLDMYRSAPKEQRDKVQLMAAEKKAKAELEELRQRVKELEDKEKKESKKMADEDALRKIRAVEEQIEYLQKKLAMAKQEEEALLSEMDVTGQAFEDMQEQNIRLMQQLREKDDANFKLMSERIKSNQIHKLLKEEKEELADQVLTLKTQVDAQLQVVRKLEEKEHLLQSSIGTGEKELGLRTQALEMNKRKAMDAAQLADDLKAQLELAQKKLHDFQDEIVESRVTREKEMFNFKRAEEDISRLRRKLETTKKPDMVPNCDEILMEEIKDYKARLTCPCCNMRKKDAVLTKCFHVFCFECVKTRYDTRQRKCPKCNAAFGANDFHRIYIG encoded by the exons AACTTAAAGAAGGGACAGTCTGCTACAAATCAGCCGCCATGTCTGGAGTTGGCAACAAACGGGcggctgcagagcctggccctTCTGCACCCCCAGAGAAGAAGGCAGGAGTTGAAGATTCAGGGACGACAGTGGAGACCATTAAGCTAGGCGGCGTTTCCTCAACG GAGGAGTTGGACATCCGTACCCTACAGACCAAGAACCGGAAACTAGCAGAGATGCTGGACCAGCGGCAAGCAATTGAAGATGAGCTACGGGAACACATTGAGAAACTAGAGCGGCGGCAGGCCACTGATGATGCCTCTCTGCTGATTATCAATCGTTACTGGAACCAG TTTGACGAAAATATTCGCATCATCCTTAAACGCTTCGATCTGGACCAAGGTCTTGGAGACCTTCTGTCTGAACGAAAAGCACTGGTGGTACCAGAACCCGAACCAGATTCAGACAGTAATCAGGAGCGCAAAGATGAGAGGGAACGAG GTGAAGGTCTGGAGCCAGCGTTCTCCTTCCTAGCCACTCTGGCCAGCAGCACTAGTGAGGAGATAGAGTCTCAGCTGCAGGAGCGTGTAGAGTCCTCTCGCCGTGCTGTTGCCCAGATCGTGACGATGTATGACAAGCTGCAGGAGAAAGTGGATGTGCTGTCCCACAAGCTAAATAGTGGAG ATATTTCATTGATGGAAGAAGCAGTCCTGGAGCTGAATTCCTACCTCTCACATGAAAATGGGCGGCTGCAGGAACTGGCTGATCTTCTTCAGGAGAAGCACCGAATCATGTCTCAGGAG TTCTCCAAGCTGCAAGAGAAAGTGGAGACAGCAGAGTCTCGAGTGTCTGTATTAGAGACTATGATTGATGATCTTCAGTGGGATATTGACAAGATCCGCAAAAGAGAGCAGCGACTCAACCGTCACTTAGCAGACGTTCTGGAACGG GTAAATTCCAAAGGCTACAAGGTGTATGGAGCAGGGAGCAGTCTCTATGGGGGCACAATCACCATTAATGCTCGCAAG TTTGAGGAGATGAATGCAGAGCTGGAGGAGAATAAAGAGCTTGCTGGGAATCGCCTCAATGAGTTGGAAGAACTACGCCAGGATCTTGAGGAAGTAACAACACAGAATGAAAAACTCAAG GTTGAGCTACGACGAGCCGTGGAGGAGGCTGTGAAGGAGACCCCGGAATATCGCTGCATGCAGTCCCAATTTTCAGTTTTGTATAACGAAAGTCTGCAGCTGAAGGCACATCTTGATGAGGCCCGCACTCTACTTCATGGTACCCGTACCACACATCAGCGCCAGGTGGAACTAATCGAG AGAGATGAGGTCAGCCTTCACAAGAAGCTACGCACAGAGGTTATTCAGCTAGAAGACACCCTTGCGCAAGTCCGCAAAGAATATGAGATGCTGAGGATAGAGTTTGAACAGACACTTGCTGCCAATGAGCAAGCAG GTCCAATTAATCGAGAGATGCGTCATCTCATCAGCAGCCTCCAAAATCACAACCACCAGCTGAAGGGAGAGGTGTTGAGGTACAAACGCAAACTGAGAGAGGCCCAATCCGACCTGAGCAAG ATTCGCTCTCGCAGCGGTAGTACACTCTTGCAGTCCCAGTCCAGCACTGAAGACACGAAGGAGGAACCTCCAGAGATCAAGCAGGAACCTGATGATCCTTCTGCACAAGTGTCCGTACCCAAGGCTGCTTCTGAAGATGCTAGTGAAGCGAAGGCCAGGCGAGACGAAGAGGAACGGGAGCGAGAAAGacgggagagggagagggaacgagagaaagaaaaggagaaagagagagagcgagagaaagagaaagaaaaggagaaggagcgaGAGCgggaaaagcagaagcagaaggaatctgagaaggagagagaatccaaagagaaggagaaagggaagcatGAAGATGGAAGAAAGAAGGAGGCTGAAGTGATCAAGCAGCTGAAGGCCGAGCTCAA GaaggcccaggagagccagaaggagaTGAAGCTCTTGTTAGATATGTACCGCTCTGCCCCCAAGGAACAGAGAGACAAAGTGCAGCTCATGGCAGCTGAGAAGAAGGCTAAAGCTGAG CTGGAGGAACTGAGGCAGAGGGTGAAAGAACTggaagacaaggagaaaaaggagagtaaaaagATGGCTGATGAGGATGCACTCCGCAAGATCCGAGCAGTGGAGGAACAGATTGAATATTTGCAGAAGAAACTAGCCATGGCTAAGCAG gaggaagaagccCTGCTCTCAGAAATGGATGTCACAGGCCAAGCCTTTGAAGACATGCAGGAGCAGAACATCCGCCTGATGCAGCAGCTGCGGGAGAAAGATGATGCCAACTTCAAGCTGATGTCAGAACGCATCAAATCCAACCAGATCCACaagctgctgaaggaagaaaaggaggaattgGCAGACCAAGTTTTGACACTGAAGACACAG GTGGATGCTCAGCTACAAGTTGTACGTAAGCTGGAAGAAAAGGAACACTTACTGCAAAGCAGTATTGGAACAGGAGAGAAGGAACTAGGTCTTCGAACACAGGCCCTGGAAATGAACAAACGCAAG GCCATGGATGCAGCTCAGCTTGCAGATGATCTGAAAGCCCAGCTAGAACTGGCTCAGAAGAAGTTACATGACTTTCAGGATGAGATTGTGGAAAGCAGAGTAActagagagaaagaaatgttcaACTTCAAAAGGGCTGAG GAAGACATTTCTAGGCTTCGCAGGAAGCTAGAGACCACTAAGAAGCCTGATATGGTGCCCAACTGTGATGAAATATTGATGGAAGAGATCAAGGATTACAAA GCCCGCCTGACCTGCCCATGCTGTAACATGCGCAAAAAGGACGCTGTGCTCACGAAGTGCTTTCATGTCTTCTGTTTTGAGTGTGTTAAGACACGCTATGACACCCGGCAGCGTAAGTGCCCCAAGTGCAATGCTGCATTTGGTGCCAATGACTTCCATAGGATCTACATCGGTTGA